Proteins encoded within one genomic window of Christensenellaceae bacterium:
- a CDS encoding stage III sporulation protein AA: MENLLTENLSSVVKNFLPQDKLNELRLRVNLPVVAVVGGKPYYLGPKGLSGSQTDAIICDSDTLLEIVKRASEYSLYAVNHQLKQGFITVLGGIRVGICGEVVIENHRVKTIKNFTGLNIRIPHQVKNCSLNVFGLLMQGKFLNTLVISPPGCGKTTFIRDILWQLSEHNYCYNILLVDERYEIANCLNGKPQLDVGKFTDVYSGCNKLYGFENGVRSMRPDIVATDELANEADINALSYVACCGVGVISSVHANGIEDLKNKPAFEKLLQNKIFKRFVVLSNKKGPGTIEAVYDENLRGIAV; encoded by the coding sequence ATGGAAAATCTGTTGACGGAAAACTTAAGCAGTGTTGTTAAAAACTTTTTGCCGCAAGATAAGCTCAATGAGCTACGGCTAAGAGTAAATTTACCGGTTGTGGCAGTCGTAGGGGGCAAGCCCTACTATTTGGGCCCCAAGGGCCTCAGCGGCAGTCAGACTGATGCTATAATTTGTGACAGCGACACGCTTCTTGAGATTGTAAAGCGGGCAAGTGAATATTCGCTTTATGCCGTCAACCATCAACTAAAGCAGGGGTTTATTACGGTTTTGGGTGGAATAAGGGTTGGAATATGCGGAGAGGTGGTGATTGAAAATCATCGGGTTAAGACCATAAAAAACTTTACGGGCCTAAATATTCGCATACCTCATCAGGTTAAGAACTGTTCACTTAATGTATTCGGGCTTCTGATGCAGGGAAAGTTTCTTAATACACTTGTGATTTCACCTCCTGGATGCGGAAAAACAACATTCATTAGAGACATTTTATGGCAGCTGAGCGAGCATAATTATTGCTATAATATTTTGCTGGTTGATGAGCGCTATGAAATTGCAAATTGCCTAAACGGCAAGCCTCAGCTGGATGTTGGCAAATTTACCGATGTCTATAGCGGATGCAACAAACTCTATGGTTTTGAAAATGGGGTAAGGAGCATGCGCCCCGACATTGTGGCAACAGACGAACTCGCGAACGAAGCGGATATAAACGCTCTGAGTTACGTTGCGTGTTGCGGTGTAGGAGTAATAAGCAGTGTACATGCAAATGGTATAGAAGACCTGAAAAATAAGCCCGCATTTGAAAAGCTACTTCAAAACAAGATTTTCAAACGGTTTGTGGTGCTGTCAAACAAAAAGGGGCCCGGCACCATTGAGGCTGTATATGATGAGAATCTGAGAGGGATAGCAGTTTGA
- a CDS encoding stage III sporulation protein AB, whose translation MKIILLAAVFICTTMIGVGVSAYFGRRVRFYSNMIKFCEIMLSEITFLHTKLGNLIQTNIDRFNSPFKTVLEEFKQYLDHSKTIDDFIKTCQTQLVFLRPDERAVVSDFFKHLGEMDEEGESGNIKNYISEFKRIAENCEKDKSRFGGLFVKLGIAAGAVLVIILL comes from the coding sequence TTGAAGATAATACTTTTGGCAGCGGTTTTTATTTGCACTACGATGATTGGGGTTGGAGTCTCAGCGTATTTTGGCAGGCGTGTCAGGTTCTATTCTAATATGATAAAGTTTTGTGAAATAATGCTGAGCGAAATAACTTTTTTGCATACCAAGCTGGGAAATTTAATTCAGACAAACATTGATAGGTTTAATAGCCCATTTAAAACCGTTTTAGAAGAATTCAAACAATATCTAGACCATAGCAAAACAATTGACGATTTCATAAAAACTTGTCAAACACAACTAGTTTTTTTACGTCCTGACGAACGAGCGGTGGTGAGCGATTTTTTCAAACACCTAGGTGAAATGGATGAAGAGGGTGAGAGCGGGAATATAAAAAATTATATCTCCGAGTTTAAACGAATAGCCGAAAACTGTGAAAAAGACAAGAGTAGGTTTGGAGGGCTATTTGTTAAACTTGGAATAGCGGCCGGAGCTGTGCTGGTGATAATATTATTATAA
- the spoIIIAC gene encoding stage III sporulation protein AC codes for MGYDIIFKIAAVGILTAVVVQVLKNINKDEIATVVSLAGVVVVLLMVVGLISELFETVKNLFLLY; via the coding sequence ATGGGATATGACATCATTTTTAAGATAGCGGCTGTAGGAATTTTGACGGCGGTTGTTGTGCAGGTCTTAAAGAACATAAATAAGGATGAAATTGCCACAGTTGTGTCGCTTGCGGGAGTTGTGGTTGTTTTACTTATGGTGGTGGGACTAATCAGCGAATTGTTTGAAACTGTTAAGAATTTATTTTTACTATACTGA